Genomic window (Oryza sativa Japonica Group chromosome 3, ASM3414082v1):
TGAAACAAGTACTTTCGTACAGCAAACATAAAATGTAGGAAGGGTCGAATAGACATGCATTACCTCTTCTAATCTTTTCAGTGATTCGGACTCAAAAGTGTAGTAGTTAATAAAAGATCGGAGTGCCTGAAAAGCAAGAACATACATGAACACTCCAATGATGTAATTACATGAAATAATcggtaaaaatttaaattatcgaACATTTTCGCTGTACCTGTGATGCAGCAATCCATTGAATCATGCTCTTGATTTCAGGGTTTCCACCAAAAGCCCCGCAACCCCAGTTTCCAGTTGAAACTCCTATGCATTCATCAGGAATGACACTTGGACAGTTATCCTTTGTATTTAAATCCTGAACCATGTGAAGAAAGTTAAGACATAACTAGAACAGACTGCTTAAGTACTTCTGATGCCATGATATGCATTAAGTTACTGCATCAATCTGAACATAATACTGAGCATATTATGTCAGGTCTTATTTAAGATCATATAATCAGGCAACAGAGTGTGGATTTGTTTGAATCGCCCTTAATTACTTCAATGGTTTACAGACAGAACAATGTGATAGGGACAAGCAGATTCCGATAAGTCAATTTAACTTAAGCAGAGAATGCAACGTTGACTAATAGACCATGATGCTTGTCACTTGTCAGTGCTTGAATTAAAAAGTGAGTTTTGTTAACAGCAAACTCCTGAGGTATCATTGCTCAAATACCTGGACAAGCTTTGCACAGAGCTGATgatttgattgatccaaaaATCCACAAAAAGCCTTGTTCACTTCCCTGCGTACAGATTTACCATAAATAAAAATAGTAGAAGAATGCtaaaaatatatagtatttttcttAGAGAGGCTGTGAATAGTTGAAATGACAGGTAGCTAGTAAAATATGAAAGTTATACAGATTTAAGTGAAACTGAGTGAAACAAGAACAAGGCATACCTTAGAAGACCACTAGATTCAAACTGTAACCTAGTTGGACAGTCCAAAGCATCAATTGCCACTATCCTAGTTTTCCGTCTACCCATCGCATCAAAGGGTTTGCTATCTAAGTAGTCACCAGTAAAACGGAATGAGGAACCATACCTGTAAAAAGCAAGTTAAGAGTTTATACCACGTAAAAATCATCACAAGTTGTAAAGAAAAGCATCCATAAATCACGCCGGTTGATAATTGATATATGCTGTGGAGTTTATTTCAACCAATGATCTAGATCAAGAAATGGTGGATAAGTGTTTAAAACTAACCCCATGTACTGTGAGAACCTTTCTGCACCAACAATTTCTATAGCTTCATTATCTTCCATTGAAACCATGAAGAGCATGCCCACGATCAATTCTGGGTTTATCATGAACCGGATTTCTTCCTTCAGCACAGAAAATACATCATTCATAAGGGAATCTCgaaaacatttatatgaatgtcaTTTTTTATACAAAACTGAGGGCACTTCAATTCACATCATACACCCATGCAATTAAAAATCAGTTATGAAGCGTCGTGACTAATTTCCCAAGTACACATAATATGACAGATAAGCTACATAAAAGAATGCAGCAATGTGCTGTACAACTGAATGATTTGGGAATAAACACCACATAACTAATGCAAGGCAAGCTCCAGATGGAGGCACTTTTACAGAGTTGAAGATCAAGGGAGTAAGATCTGCAAAAGAAAGAAACCTGCACGCAGCCTCTGGAAAGTGCGCCACCTCCCAAATATCTATTTGCAAAGTCAACTTCAAGGGCTTCTTGTTCCTCATCTTCTATCAAGCCTGAGGAAAATACCTACTAAtgaaaataaacaaaacaatcAGCAGGTTTCATCACACCAGTTAAAACATTTGAGATGTTTGAATAATCATAAAGGCAAAGGAACGCCCAATTTTTATCTTGATAATCATAGTTTTATATGATATAAAGGATTGTTGATGGGTTAACTAATTTACCATCTCTTCACAAGATTTACTTCTTATGTAACAAAAGAAAGAAGTCAGTAAAAGGGACTCTAAATTTTGAAACGCACCCGGAATGTGCAAAGGGGAACACCAGATTTCATCCAAGTATCCATGTCAGGGTACGTAATGCCATCAGATTCAGGACGGCGAGGAAGAACCTTACGCTCAAACGAAACGGAACCAGTAGGTGTAGAAGCGGTCACCCTGTCAAAATAGTGAACAAGGCACCTCACCTTCTGCTCCTGGCTTTGCCTCGAATTATAACACAGTGCCCTATGGATCAATCAGTAAACCACAAAAGCATAACCAATAAGCTCGAAAAGTTCAATCATTTAGCCCAAATGTACCAACTCTAAGAAAACTAGATCAAAATGGCAGTGGAATTACGCAAATAGGCTATCGAAATTGATCGCCGGGAGGCACGCCTCGGCCCTATCGGCGGTGGGGAACAGGCAGAAGAGCGCGCaggcgagcagcgcggcggcgagctcctggCTGAGGAGCACGAGCCCGGCATCCTGCGAGCTCAGGATGCGGAGCCCGCgagcctcgtcgccggcggcgcggtagTGGCCCTCGAGCAGCgtggggaggcggaggaggaggcgggcgagGGAGGGGGCGACGTGGTCGAACCAGTCCCGCGCCTGCGCCCGCGACAGGAGGTCGTCGAAGAAGAGCGCGAAgccctcggcggcgcggcgcgggagtgGGTCGAGGTTGAGCGCGAGGCGGAGGTCGGTGAGGGCGTCGGCGAGGACGTCGCCGGAGGAGACGCGGCTCACGTCGGGGCCCAGCGCCAGCGCCTTGAgcgcctcctgcgccgccggcggccagaagagcgcgccgccgcggagcaCGACGGGGAGGTAGGGCAGGATCGAGCGCAGGTCGCCGCGCGCCTCCATTGCTGCTCCTCCTCGAGCTCGACCTTGCAATTTGCATGAACCCCCCGGAAATCGAAAATATTTTCGAATCAGTCTCGCTTGGATCTAAATGCAATTTTCGTCACAGCTTATCCGTTCCCTCTTCGCCATGGGACGCAATGGCCGCGCTCCCGCCCACGCCTCGGCCTCGGgtcctcgcggcggcgccgtgccacgtgccttcgcgccgccgccgccgcgtgtgcGATGGGCtatgctcggcggcggcggcggataaTGGCTGCGCCGAGTCACCGGATGTCGTTCTCGAGTGCAAGCGGCTGAACAGGCTCGTGAAGTCCGGGAGGCTGGCGGATGCTCTCGACCTGTTCGACCGAATGCCGAGGAAGAACGTCGTCGCGTGGACCTCGGTCATGTCCGGGTACACGCGCAACGGGCGCCCCGAGGCGGCCCTAGCGATGTTCGCGGACATGGTGGAGTCCGGCGTCGCGCCGAACGACTTCGCGTGCAACGCGGCGCTGGTGGCGTGCGCCGACCTTGGCGCGCTCCGCGCCGGGGAGCAGGTGCATTCGCTCGCCGTTCGGGCGGGGTTCGCCGGCGACGCGTGGATTGGGAGCTGCTTGATCGAGATGTACTCGCGGTGTGGCTCCTTGCCGGCGGCCAAGGAAGTGTTCGACCGGATGGATTCACCTGACGTGGTTGGGTACACTTCGCTCATCTCGGCATTCTGCCGGAACGGCGAGTTTGAGCTAGCGGCGGAGGCTTTGATCCAGATGTTGAAGCAGGGATTGAAGCCAAATGAGCACACAATGACAACCATTTTGACGGCATGCCCAAGGGTTCTCGGTCAGCAGATACATGGGTATTTGATCAAGAAAATTGGTTTGCGGTCGCAGAGCGTCTACTCGTCGACTGCACTGATCGATTTCTATTCGAGAAACGGTGAGTTCAAACTGGCAAAGGCGGTTTTTGACAGTCTCCACTGCAAGAACGTGGTTTCATGGTGCTCCATGATGCAGCTATACATCAGAGATGGAAGGCTGGAAGAGGCATTGCAAGTGTTCGGTGATATGATTTCAGAGGGTGTTGATCCTAACGAGTTTGCACTATCAATTGTTCTTGGAGCTTGTGGATCCATTGGTCTGGGGCGTCAACTGCACTGCTCAGCAATCAAGCACGATTTAATCACAGATATCCGGGTGTCGAATGCTCTACTGTCAATGTATGGTAGAACTGGTCTTGTCGAAGAACTGGAGGCCATGCTCAACAAGATTGAAAATCCTGATCTTGTTAGCTGGACCACTGCTATTTCTGCAAACTTCCAAAATGGTTTTGGTGAGAAGGCCATAGCATTGCTTTGTCAGATGCATTCAGAAGGATTCACACCAAATGGCTACGCCTTCTCCAGTGTGCTGAGTTCTTGCGCAGACGTGGCATCTCTGGATCAAGGAATGCAGTTCCATTGCCTGGCTCTGAAACTGGGATGTGACTCCGAAATCTGCACCGGAAACGCACTGATCAACATGTACTCCAAGTGTGGTCAGATGGGCTCTGCAAGGCTTGCATTTGATGTCATGCATACTCATGATGTTACATCTTGGAACTCGCTGATTCATGGCCACGCACAGCACGGTGATGCAAACAAGGCACTGGAGGTATTCAGCAAGATGCGTTCCAATGGCATCAAGCCAGATGATTCGACATTTTTGGGAGTCTTAATGGGTTGCAATCACTCTGGTATGGTAGAGGAAGGAGAGCTGTTCTTCAGACTGATGATCGATCAGTACAGCTTCACGCCAGCACCTTCTCACTACGCTTGCATGATCGACATGCTGGGCCGAAACGGCAGATTCGACGAGGCACTGCGCATGATCAATGACATGCCCTTCGAGCCTGATGCCCTGATATGGAAGACGCTGCTGGCATCTTGCAAGCTGCACAGGAATCTGGACATAGGGAAGCTTGCTGCAGACAGGCTGATGGAGCTTTCAGACAGAGACTCCGCGAGCTACGTGCTGATGTCGAACATCTACGCCATGCACGGAGAATGGGAGGACGCCAggaaggtgaggaggaggatggacGAGACCGGCGTCAAGAAGGACGCCGGCTGCAGCTGGATTGAGATCAACAACGAGGTGCATACGTTTGCTTCAAGAGACATGTCTCACCCGAACTCTGATTCCATATATCAGATGCTAGGAGAGCTTGTTGCCGTGATGCAAGATTTTGACGAACTTGAACCGTTTGATGTACATATATGCTGATTTAGATGCCACTCCAGATAGTATCAAAgaaagtaaagtttctttcttttcgGATCAAGAAAGTTTTATGTGCTGTGTTTGCTAAATAAAAGATGTATACCAATTTTATTTAGGTAAGGGGAGGGCGTATGATCAAATTGCCCTTGTGTATATATCAAAGCCCAAAGGTTTCCTCTTTTGGCAGGCGGCACCACTCCTCCTCATCTTCCTCCATTaatagcggcggcggcaggaggacgCACGTTGCCGCGGTGCCGCCTTCACTTCTTCCCCAACACCAACAGATCGAGAATCATGGTTTTCCAATGTTGCTTTACTGCCATGGGAAAGATGCGGAAATCTAAGAGGACGGCTGATATAATCTCACAAGAAGCTCCAAGAACGAAGGAGAGATAAGCAGTACTAAGTCATTGATCTCAGGTCCGCTGGTTTTCCTATTTTCTGCATATCTTCTTGTACCGTATAACCCTATTTGAGTACTAACACTTGTGTTGTATGTATATATGGCGTTTTAACCAGGCGACTTAAATTCGGGCTCTAATCAAGATGTCTGGGCTATTCTCAGTGTTGAAGTTGCATCAAATTTGTCTAAAAGCGTTGTCTCACTCACCTTGTCTGATGGTAATTATATGTTTTGCTATTGTTATACATTGTCAAATTTATATTTGAACAATGTCCCCTGTTATAAATGGTTTAACCTGCGATCTTGTGTAGGAAACACACTGATATATGCATGCTCGGGCATAGCTATCGAGTGCCAGGAGGGGTCTGGTACAATTTTCCTGACCTCGGCTAGTTTGGTAACAGCTTTCTATGATACTGAAGAAGTCTATGATAACTTAAAGGTGGTGCTTGTTGTCATCCTTTACTAATTTTTGCTTGTTTGCTTAGGATATTTTGTGACTCCTTTCTTGCTTTGCCATTATAGATTGAAGTGCGCCATGAAGGCAATGAAGTGCTCAAGGGTTATTTGGCAAAATATGATTTAGACAAGAACTTTGCTGTTGTCTACACCATGGAATCTCTTGATGTTCATATTGTACTTACCGAAAATTCGAGGGATAGGTATATCAACAAAAAGTTAGTAGCTGTAGGGCGTGACAAACATGGCGTATTAATGGCCAAAAGTGTGATGGTGGCTGGTTGTCGTGATTCAAACAGATCTGAAGATAGCAAAGAAATTAGGTTGATCTCTGAGGTAAACTCGCATAATGATACAAGCACATCTTAACCTTTTTCTGTTACTATATCTATATGCACTAAACTTTATTATCAGGCCTGTAAaagtggaattttttttctatgtgaaTGTTGTTCAATATCACTTCCTTTTGTTCAAATGGAGTCCTTGTTGACCATCACTTTATATTTGTGTTAGGACTGGGAAGGTGGACCGCTTTTTGATTTTGATGGGAAATTTGTTGGCATGAATCGTTTTTCGGTTATGGATAGAACATCTGTCCTGTCATGGGTCTCAATTCTCATTATTTTGAAGCATTATTTGCCATCCCTGCAAAACAGGATTCTTAAACGGTTACAAAATGTCAAAAGAGTCAGGTATGTCTTTGCTTATGTTTGATCCTCATTGGTTCACCCACTTTATTACCCTGCATGTGTTCATACGGTAGGCTGGTTTGCATGTCAAACAACATATGAGCGAATTTGTTCTTCAATGATCTGGATTGTTAGCTGCTGTTCCTTTTTATAGGTCCTCAAAACTTCAGATcctcttttttatctttttcctttttctccttgcCTATGATGCTACCCTGTAGGTGTTGGCATTGTGTTATGCACTGGTATGACCCGTTTTACCTTTGGGTTGGTGTTCTTCTGCAGGGATGGAGAGAGACCCACAGGTGAGCTACCTGACTATCATCAAGAAGGTGAGCACAGTGCCATAGTGCCATACCTTGGCACCACCAAACATGCATGCAAATTTTGGTTGTATGTAATGGtatctatttttaatattaGCTTTTACATTTGAACTTTCTAATTTTACATGAACTTATCGCATTTAGTTAGTGTATCTCAGCGCTAATCACTTGGCCTTGTGCAGCACCAGTACATAGATGTGGTCTCAACACAGAACAGTTTGGGTATCTAAACTCCATGGGTTATCCCAAGCCGCCAATAAATGTGTTAGACGGTGAGTCATTGTTTGTAAATTTGCTAACTTATCGCGCATCACATCTTTCTACAGTTTACTACTACGAATTAATGACTATTCTACCATGTATCTTCTACCAGATGGTATGATTTTGGCTAATTCTTTTGAAGAGACTTTTGGAGATTTATGTGGTGAAGATCTTTGGAGTGAAATCAATAAAAAGGTTCCTTGTGACATACATCAAAATGTTGTTGCACTTGCTTCATTCAAAGGTGATTTTACACTAATTAATGTGCTATATTGATTTTCCCATTTCATATTTGTATTCGGTTGTCACtaataaataataatcaaaTGTATGCATGATAATGCATGGTATGCAGGAAAAAGGAGGTCTTTTGCATGCACGGTTTCTTTATTGAATGGAAGGGATGTACAACTATTCTGACATCTGCGAGCTTGGTTAGAGAGTCTGATGATGGAAACAAGATTGATGAAAACTTGAGGGTGGGTGCTAATCATGTAGCTCCTCCTAATTATTTTGCTCTTTATTTTTAAGTCTCACTCACTTATTCATCAATTTATTTGCAGATTGAAGTGTTGCTTCCAAACAAACAACTTAGAGAAGGAACACTACAGCATTATAGTTTACACTACAATGTTGCTCTAGTGAGTGTTAAGGACAAGGATTTCCATGCTCGTCCAGCAAATATTCAGCTTGATCATAATCATGGACCTGGAGTAGCAGCCGTAGGGCGTTGCTTCGAATCAGGCAAATTAATGGCTGCACGGACGGATGTTGTTGATTGGTCGGGCACACTTGATTGTGAGATGTTCCTTATACGTTCCTCATGCAAAATCACTAAGGTACATACCGCTAGATAGCTGTTGATTTTAAATCTCTAGCATGTTTTTACATGCACGGTGAAAATTTATAACCATCGCGTTGGTTTGTAGGCAGGGATTGGAGGACCTCTTGTTGACTTAGAAGGGAAAGTTATTGGCATGAACTTCTATGATAAGAAGATAGGAACCCCTTGCCTGCCATGGAATGTGATTCTCATGGTTCTGGCATGTTTTGAGAAAGAAAAGTATTCgtagatttcttttctttttttttggttatttaAGTGCTTGCAATAAAATCTATTCGATTGTGTGTTTGACAGTAGCGGTGGTGAAGTTGGCAGTGGTAGTGATCCATGTGGTGCGCCTGGCTGGAAAATCCCTCGAGATGAGAGTGTCAGGCTAAACAGGTTGGTTTTCTGATAAATCTCAACAGTTAACACTTAACACTACCAATTTACAGGGTCTCATATTATTTTCTGATCGCATTGCATATATTGGAACTAAACTAATAGGTGGCCTGTGCCCCTGCCATATTGGCGTCCTCATGACGATGTGGATGAACAAGAACCCCCAGAAGGCTGTGAGCACATCTACACATACATAAATGGTGAAAGATATTGTTACAGGTAGAATCTGCTTCTTCTACTCTGTCTGTTGGATCTACTACGACGCCGTTTGCTAGCGGAGCTTGCTGCCGTGATTCAAGATTTTGATGAGCTTGAACTGTTTGATGTACATATGCAGATTTAGACGCCAGATGTAATATATATTACTAAAGAAAGTTTATTCGAATCAAGAGATCTTTGTGTTGTGTGTTTGCTTCTGCAGAATTTCCTGGTATTTCGGGATTCCTAATTGGATGTGGAAAACGATCAGGAACCCTAATTCTTGCCGGCCCATGGTCATGGAGCCTGAATCTGAAACGCATAAGATGTGGATGCGTTATATGTGGAGTTAATTTAGTACCACAACGCCAAATCAGGCGGGAGGTTGGACGTCCGGGGGTATAAAGGAAGAGGCAAGGGTACCTCTGCTGCATACTTACCTGGACGGGGTCGATGGGTGATCAATAAGGCCCATGGCCTGGGCTAATGGCCCACATTGCACTTGGTGGATGCGTTGGCCTACCATCTCCCCAAGTGGGAGAGTGGACGTCATAATTTGTGGTAGAGGGGGTACGCGTTCGCGCGGCCCCTTCCAAATTTATACAAAATTTTGATTGGCTTCATTTTGAATCAATCCCCTACCAAATTTATCTAAAATTTTGATTGGCTTCATTTTGAATCGAAACTACTTCTGCTTTTCTTGGCTGAATTTTGAATCGTTTAAGACTAAAGCTTGTGCTCTGAAAATACTTAATGGGATCATAGGACTTTGCATAATCTGGAGACCGGAATGCACCCAACTGAGGATAGGATGTACCGTACAATGCATCCAGCCATAATAAAATTGCAATCTTGGAACTCGAAAGTTCCCAGTTTCAGTTTGAGGATAGGATATATCATCAAAGATTGTCGCAGCCACATATGAAATTCAGAACATGTTGCATCTATTGAAAGTTCAAACGATGTCTGGAGTATTTGACACCTCTGAAGTGAAGCTGTGGAAAAGAGAGGAAGCAGTATTCTTGCACCTACAGACCAATGTACAGCACAAATCTCAAACCGCAAACCTAAGGTAGCAACAAAAGGCAAAGAGAAATCCATGTGATCTGCATCCAACAGAGAACCCCACAAAAGAAACTTCTTAAACCAATTGCAATTACACACAGAATGCGCTGATTACGAACTGGCATGTGCCGGGAGGTCTACCATGAGCTAACATCTTAATTCTCAGTTGCTGGCGCCGGCTCTGAGGCAGCTGGCACTGCTGGTTTTTGTTGAAGCAGAGGAGAGAGCGCCTTGACAACAATGCTCATGTTGGGCCTGAACTCTGCTTCGTATTGGACACAAAGAGCTGCCACCGCAGCAAGCTGCAGATAAGTGCAACCAAGTACATCAACATGACATTATTTCAGGACTGCTACTCCAAATGATGTAAAAAGCATGTGCATCatagtgtgtgtatgtgtgggtgggtgtgagagagagagagagacgagagaCTGACCTTAGCAACTCCCTTTGGAGGATATTCACTCTTTAACCTAGGATCTACACATTGTTTGACCTTGTCTTCGCTTAATCTAGGAGTAGCCTGGAGAGAAAAAGTACACAAACAAGTTAAATTTGGAACAACTACCTTTTCTTAAATTTGGAACAACTACCTTTTCTATCTCACTACGGGAGTAGTCTGGCTAATTAGATGGAATCAGAAAAGGTGTAATAtgtatttgagaaaaaaaaaggaaaaatgtaaACTATTTGAGAAATCAAGGTTCTCTATAGCAATCCAGATACAGGTTGTTTTTTATTCAAATAATCAAATCCAAAGCGACCTATAAACCTAACTAATTATTATTTAGAAATCATTTAAGTCTAGGATTGTCAGTGTCCAGTTAGCAGACAGTTATTGCTACGATTTGCAGTGCTGATTCATTGAACCTTCAATAAGTTGATGGACTCTGCTAGACGTTCATAGCGGTATTTCAGCATGCTTTTGTTGGCTAGATTCTTTTGTTTCATGTTCCTCAATGATGTCTTCTCTTGCCACTAATTACTTTCTTGGTCTTTACATATAACCAGTAGAAATGAAGAAAATTATTATAATTGACCAAAAAAATTAGCAACCAAAGCAAAAACAAGATAAGAAAACTAGTAAcatgtccgtgcgttgcaacagacGAATACAACTGAGAATGGGTTGCATGGGCCCATACGACTGGGAATGGGCTGGATCGAGCATAAGGCGCATACAACTGGTATTTTTCTGTTATTTTCAGGCCTAGAAGGCagtgcttgtgtgctttgtgaCGCGTGGGAAGGAGCGTATGGACGACTCCGCTTTTAGGTGGTAGAGACAACTTACCCAAGTGACTAGACTTTGCTGTCCCCGAGGCATTGTGTGGTCCACTGGTTTCCTTCCAGTCAGGAGTTCCAAAAGAACTACACCAAAACTGTACACATCACTCTTCTGCGTCAGCTGGCCAGTCATAGCATATCTGCGGCAAGTAGGGTTATATAAGTTAAGAGAGGAAATGCATAAAAATACACGGCATCAAGTATTTCCACAACTCATGCCAAGAACACTTATCCTCATTTCGCTGAAACGTTCATCTACCTGGACAAACTAGCAAACAAAAGACTTGTTTCTAAAGAAATTACAATTAACTTACACAAGACGGTGAAAAGATCAAATAACAACAAAACAGATAAAACACAAAATTAGTGAACAGATTTTTCCTTTGTAGGCAGAGGAAAGTAAAGGCATTATGTTTGCTCCAGATATAATAGCTTTGCAGGTAGAAGAAATATCGCAacaaacaaatataataatcataATAATGCTCAAGAGGTCAGTCGTAAAAGGTTCCTGCTTAATTCAGCCTAGGTAATCCAACATGATgttataaatcacttagatgcATCACACTCATTATGCAAATTAGCAATGTTCTGCATAACTTTCCAGAATGAATGCTGCATGCAGATAGTGGTTCACAGAATATGGAGTATAACATGTCAGTTGACTTCCCCCAAAAAGAAATTAAGGCACTGCCCAAATACTGGTTGTGTTGACAGACCTCTCTCCAAAATGGCATATTCACACCCAAAATAAGTTGgctttcccaaaaaaaaaatataaggcacTATCCAAAGATAGTGGTTGTGTTGACAGACCTTAAATGGCATAATCACACCCAAAATAAGTAAAGTTGTTTTTTGGCAACACCTACATGGTACCATTGTCAGCtgtttttcaaacaaaaaaaaaaggttatgtAAGAACAGCTACATGCATAAATTTCACTACAACCCAAAGGCATTCAATACTTGGTTCTACGTACTATTTGATGTTTCCTGCCAAACCGATTAACTAGATCAGTTTGCTATTCTGCTAACAGAAAAATAGCATACATAGCTTAAGGCCCAAATAAGTACTACAATGTACAAGACAACTCAATATCAATGTATAACAGGATATCATACTATCAAAATGGAAGTGTAAtggccaagaaaaaaaaatagtcattgcttgattaaAACAGTAAGGTCAGAATTACTTGTCATCTCTTGGATACATAGCGAACATTAATTTACTTGCCAAAtgtgtaaaaaaaaactgttgcaATTATAAAAACCAGACAGATCTTCCACCTCGTCAAGGCCCAGGATCACCAAGTCGGCCTTAGTTTCTAAAAAGTTATACTATGAATTTCTATATTCACTAGCCTCAGCAGTTTTTCATGCAATCTTGTGAAAAAAGAAGTCATCAGTTTGGATCAGGGAgttctttttcaaaagaaaaaaaaaaataccacaaCCACTCACACTGTTTGGTCCATTGTCATTTAGGTCAGTAAGTCTCACAGTATTGTGCCATGGCCTCCACATTTGAGGCTTCATGCATGTGGCCCTGGTCGGCAGGGCTGCCAGCCAGCCACTGCCTCTGGTGTTACTTTGGAGGCACTGAGAGTACACAGTTCTGATCTTAGGAGCACATAAGATAGCTCTGGTGATGTCTATTCGATATGAACCTGAAGGTATGTGCACCCTTGCCCATGAATACAACCATACAAGCACAGCAAAAATATGAAAGCAAACTAGACGAGGATAACCTACGAATTTgttcatccaaaaaaaacatatcagaCCTTTGACATTTCAAGGCAACAATCCTTAAAGATGGGACCTAC
Coding sequences:
- the LOC4334755 gene encoding LOW QUALITY PROTEIN: uncharacterized protein (The sequence of the model RefSeq protein was modified relative to this genomic sequence to represent the inferred CDS: inserted 1 base in 1 codon), which encodes MESLDVHIVLTENSRDRYINKKLVAVGRDKHGVLMAKSVMVAGCRDSNRSEDSKEIRLISEDWEGGPLFDFDGKFVGMNRFSVMDRTSVLSWVSILIILKHYLPSLQNRILKRLQNVKRVRDGERPTGELPDYHQEAPVHRCGLNTEQFGYLNSMGYPKPPINVLDDGMILANSFEETFGDLCGEDLWSEINKKVPCDIHQNVVALASFKGKRRSFACXGFFIEWKGCTTILTSASLVRESDDGNKIDENLRIEVLLPNKQLREGTLQHYSLHYNVALVSVKDKDFHARPANIQLDHNHGPGVAAVGRCFESGKLMAARTDVVDWSGTLDCEMFLIRSSCKITKAGIGGPLVDLEGKVIGMNFYDKKIGTPCLPWNVILMVLACFEKENSGGEVGSGSDPCGAPGWKIPRDESVRLNRWPVPLPYWRPHDDVDEQEPPEGCEHIYTYINGERYCYR
- the LOC136351063 gene encoding putative pentatricopeptide repeat-containing protein At3g01580 isoform X2, with the protein product MNPPEIENIFESVSLGSKCNFRHSLSVPSSPWDAMAALPPTPRPRVLAAAPCHVPSRRRRRVCDGLCSAAAADNGCAESPDVVLECKRLNRLVKSGRLADALDLFDRMPRKNVVAWTSVMSGYTRNGRPEAALAMFADMVESGVAPNDFACNAALVACADLGALRAGEQVHSLAVRAGFAGDAWIGSCLIEMYSRCGSLPAAKEVFDRMDSPDVVGYTSLISAFCRNGEFELAAEALIQMLKQGLKPNEHTMTTILTACPRVLGQQIHGYLIKKIGLRSQSVYSSTALIDFYSRNGEFKLAKAVFDSLHCKNVVSWCSMMQLYIRDGRLEEALQVFGDMISEGVDPNEFALSIVLGACGSIGLGRQLHCSAIKHDLITDIRVSNALLSMYGRTGLVEELEAMLNKIENPDLVSWTTAISANFQNGFGEKAIALLCQMHSEGFTPNGYAFSSVLSSCADVASLDQGMQFHCLALKLGCDSEICTGNALINMYSKCGQMGSARLAFDVMHTHDVTSWNSLIHGHAQHGDANKALEVFSKMRSNGIKPDDSTFLGVLMGCNHSGMVEEGELFFRLMIDQYSFTPAPSHYACMIDMLGRNGRFDEALRMINDMPFEPDALIWKTLLASCKLHRNLDIGKLAADRLMELSDRDSASYVLMSNIYAMHGEWEDARKVRRRMDETGVKKDAGCSWIEINNEAAPLLLIFLH
- the LOC136351063 gene encoding putative pentatricopeptide repeat-containing protein At3g01580 isoform X1 — protein: MNPPEIENIFESVSLGSKCNFRHSLSVPSSPWDAMAALPPTPRPRVLAAAPCHVPSRRRRRVCDGLCSAAAADNGCAESPDVVLECKRLNRLVKSGRLADALDLFDRMPRKNVVAWTSVMSGYTRNGRPEAALAMFADMVESGVAPNDFACNAALVACADLGALRAGEQVHSLAVRAGFAGDAWIGSCLIEMYSRCGSLPAAKEVFDRMDSPDVVGYTSLISAFCRNGEFELAAEALIQMLKQGLKPNEHTMTTILTACPRVLGQQIHGYLIKKIGLRSQSVYSSTALIDFYSRNGEFKLAKAVFDSLHCKNVVSWCSMMQLYIRDGRLEEALQVFGDMISEGVDPNEFALSIVLGACGSIGLGRQLHCSAIKHDLITDIRVSNALLSMYGRTGLVEELEAMLNKIENPDLVSWTTAISANFQNGFGEKAIALLCQMHSEGFTPNGYAFSSVLSSCADVASLDQGMQFHCLALKLGCDSEICTGNALINMYSKCGQMGSARLAFDVMHTHDVTSWNSLIHGHAQHGDANKALEVFSKMRSNGIKPDDSTFLGVLMGCNHSGMVEEGELFFRLMIDQYSFTPAPSHYACMIDMLGRNGRFDEALRMINDMPFEPDALIWKTLLASCKLHRNLDIGKLAADRLMELSDRDSASYVLMSNIYAMHGEWEDARKVRRRMDETGVKKDAGCSWIEINNEVHTFASRDMSHPNSDSIYQMLGELVAVMQDFDELEPFDVHIC
- the LOC4334754 gene encoding poly(ADP-ribose) glycohydrolase 1, encoding MEARGDLRSILPYLPVVLRGGALFWPPAAQEALKALALGPDVSRVSSGDVLADALTDLRLALNLDPLPRRAAEGFALFFDDLLSRAQARDWFDHVAPSLARLLLRLPTLLEGHYRAAGDEARGLRILSSQDAGLVLLSQELAAALLACALFCLFPTADRAEACLPAINFDSLFAALCYNSRQSQEQKVRCLVHYFDRVTASTPTGSVSFERKVLPRRPESDGITYPDMDTWMKSGVPLCTFRVFSSGLIEDEEQEALEVDFANRYLGGGALSRGCVQEEIRFMINPELIVGMLFMVSMEDNEAIEIVGAERFSQYMGYGSSFRFTGDYLDSKPFDAMGRRKTRIVAIDALDCPTRLQFESSGLLREVNKAFCGFLDQSNHQLCAKLVQDLNTKDNCPSVIPDECIGVSTGNWGCGAFGGNPEIKSMIQWIAASQALRSFINYYTFESESLKRLEEVTQWILRHRWTVGELWDMLVEYSSQRLRGDTNEGFLTWLLPKDIPNGDVDYMCE